The following are from one region of the Jeongeupia sp. USM3 genome:
- the pyk gene encoding pyruvate kinase yields the protein MPRGTKIVATLGPASNDPAVLEQLIRAGVNTVRLNFSHGTAQDHTDRASTVRAIADKLGVAVAVLADLQGPKIRVGKFEKNKIELKKGGKFILDAACELGNQERVGLDYKELPNDVEAGAILLLDDGKIQLEVDEVRGAEVYTTVLVGGTLSNNKGINRKGGGLTAPALTAKDMEDIKTAAALKADYIAVSFPKSAADMYMARTLLRAAGGSGSLIAKIERTEAITNLDEILDASDGIMVARGDLAVEVGDATVPALQKMMIKRARAMRKLTITATQMMESMISSPVPTRAEVSDCANAVLDGTDAVMLSAESAAGKYPVEAVEAMVRTCIEAERSGECRVDSEVRGAAQFDRVDQTVAMAALYASRHLPLKAIVALTHSGTSALWLSRYNNHIPIYAFTLELETYRKLALFRHVQPMLIPAAVGQDREAQLEHAQLALLKANLVGPRDRVALTFGSQRGGVNGADSLRIIEISGK from the coding sequence ATGCCCCGCGGTACCAAGATCGTCGCCACCCTCGGCCCTGCCTCGAACGACCCGGCCGTCCTCGAACAGCTGATCCGGGCCGGCGTCAACACCGTCCGACTCAACTTCTCCCACGGCACCGCCCAGGACCACACCGACCGCGCCAGCACCGTCCGTGCGATCGCCGACAAGCTCGGCGTCGCCGTCGCGGTGCTCGCCGACCTGCAGGGGCCGAAGATCCGCGTCGGCAAGTTCGAGAAGAACAAGATCGAACTGAAGAAGGGCGGCAAGTTCATTCTCGACGCCGCGTGCGAACTCGGTAACCAGGAACGCGTCGGCCTCGATTACAAGGAGCTGCCGAACGACGTCGAAGCAGGCGCGATCCTGCTGCTCGACGACGGCAAGATCCAGCTCGAAGTCGACGAGGTACGCGGTGCCGAGGTCTACACCACGGTGCTGGTCGGCGGCACGCTGTCGAACAACAAGGGCATCAACCGCAAGGGCGGCGGGCTGACCGCGCCGGCGCTGACCGCCAAGGACATGGAAGACATCAAGACCGCCGCGGCACTCAAGGCCGACTACATCGCGGTGTCGTTCCCGAAAAGCGCCGCCGACATGTACATGGCGCGCACGCTGCTGCGCGCCGCCGGCGGCAGCGGCAGCCTGATCGCCAAGATCGAGCGCACCGAGGCGATCACCAACCTCGACGAAATCCTCGACGCCAGCGACGGCATCATGGTCGCCCGTGGCGACCTCGCGGTCGAAGTCGGCGACGCCACGGTGCCGGCGCTGCAGAAGATGATGATCAAGCGCGCCCGCGCCATGCGCAAGCTGACGATCACCGCGACGCAGATGATGGAATCGATGATCTCCAGCCCGGTGCCGACGCGCGCCGAAGTGTCCGACTGCGCCAACGCGGTGCTCGACGGCACCGACGCGGTGATGCTGTCGGCCGAATCGGCGGCGGGCAAGTACCCGGTAGAGGCGGTCGAGGCGATGGTGCGCACCTGCATCGAAGCCGAGCGCTCGGGCGAATGCCGCGTCGACAGCGAAGTCCGCGGCGCGGCACAGTTCGACCGCGTCGACCAGACCGTGGCGATGGCCGCGCTGTACGCAAGCCGCCACCTGCCGCTGAAGGCCATCGTCGCGCTGACCCACTCGGGCACCTCGGCGCTGTGGCTGTCGCGTTACAACAACCACATCCCGATCTACGCGTTCACGCTCGAACTCGAGACCTACCGCAAGCTCGCGCTGTTCCGTCACGTCCAGCCGATGCTGATCCCGGCTGCGGTCGGCCAGGATCGCGAGGCGCAGCTCGAGCATGCGCAGCTCGCGCTGCTCAAGGCCAACCTGGTCGGCCCGCGCGACCGCGTCGCGCTGACCTTCGGCTCGCAACGCGGCGGCGTCAACGGCGCCGACAGCCTGCGCATCATCGAGATCAGCGGCAAGTAG
- a CDS encoding PelD GGDEF domain-containing protein has protein sequence MLKTAKWHWRIHTAQARRPWWQWAETLAMPAIGLAIGHAYAPHDPYGVTSPFPWLWLVPLLVALRYGMLPGLAASALLLLTWPLLMRGQPIPPAYFIGGLIMVMIAGEYSGVWRTRVRRVEELNGYIDERLDRLARQHHLLRLSHERLEQNLISRPVTLRDALARLRGLLDASDEGGGLPVAQSFLDFMAQFCQLEAAALFEWRNGELVAEPVAVIGNDPNYRSDDALLDYAIRHRTLCHVQTDGLHDVETGLLVAVPLRNSIGVQIGVLAIKRMPFFALNDDTLQMISVLSAYYAEQVSVRELAAPLLEALPDCPPDFAYELFNLQRVRRESGLTSTIVVQFFAPGSQQQDIFNEVRRSQRGLDQQWAIDDRPTRALITLMPLSTLAVVDGYVNRIEALVRERFGKSLVQAGYSHHCVSLSKPDAWIQLQGLLHEGTRATA, from the coding sequence GTGCTGAAAACCGCTAAGTGGCACTGGCGCATCCACACCGCCCAGGCACGTCGGCCCTGGTGGCAGTGGGCCGAAACGCTGGCGATGCCGGCGATCGGCCTCGCGATCGGCCATGCATACGCGCCGCACGATCCCTACGGCGTCACCTCGCCGTTCCCGTGGCTGTGGCTGGTGCCGCTGCTGGTCGCGCTGCGCTACGGCATGCTGCCCGGGCTCGCGGCGTCGGCGCTGCTGCTGCTGACGTGGCCGCTGCTGATGCGCGGCCAGCCGATCCCGCCGGCCTATTTCATCGGCGGGCTAATCATGGTGATGATCGCCGGCGAGTACAGCGGCGTCTGGCGGACCCGGGTGCGCCGGGTCGAGGAGCTCAACGGCTACATCGACGAACGGCTGGACCGGCTCGCGCGCCAGCACCACCTGCTGCGGCTGTCGCACGAGCGGCTCGAGCAGAACCTGATCAGCCGGCCGGTGACGCTGCGCGACGCGCTGGCGCGGCTGCGCGGCCTGCTCGATGCGAGCGACGAAGGCGGCGGCCTGCCGGTTGCGCAATCCTTCCTCGATTTCATGGCGCAGTTCTGCCAGCTTGAGGCCGCGGCGCTGTTCGAGTGGCGCAACGGCGAGCTCGTCGCCGAACCGGTCGCGGTGATCGGCAACGACCCGAACTACCGCAGCGACGATGCGCTGCTCGATTACGCGATCCGCCACCGCACGCTCTGCCACGTGCAGACCGACGGCCTGCATGATGTCGAGACCGGGCTGCTGGTCGCGGTGCCGCTGCGCAACAGCATCGGCGTGCAGATCGGCGTGCTGGCGATCAAGCGCATGCCGTTTTTCGCGCTCAACGACGACACCCTGCAGATGATCTCGGTGCTGTCGGCGTACTACGCCGAGCAGGTCTCGGTGCGCGAGCTGGCCGCGCCGCTGCTCGAGGCCCTGCCCGACTGCCCGCCCGACTTCGCCTACGAACTCTTCAACCTGCAGCGCGTCCGCCGCGAGAGCGGGCTGACCAGCACCATCGTCGTGCAGTTCTTCGCGCCCGGTTCGCAGCAGCAGGACATTTTCAACGAAGTCAGGCGCAGCCAGCGCGGCCTCGACCAGCAGTGGGCGATCGACGACCGGCCGACCCGGGCGCTGATCACGCTGATGCCGCTGTCGACGCTCGCCGTCGTCGACGGCTACGTCAACCGGATCGAAGCGCTGGTCCGCGAGCGCTTCGGCAAGTCGCTGGTGCAGGCCGGCTACAGCCATCACTGCGTCTCGCTGTCCAAGCCCGATGCATGGATCCAGCTGCAGGGCCTGCTGCACGAAGGCACGAGGGCCACCGCGTGA
- a CDS encoding penicillin-binding protein activator LpoB, which yields MHRPLTSLIGRLAALCLVLGLTACAVVDVSKSAPLPAKAQWAMLPIVNHTETPLAGLRAEAILQPLLHQRGIADLRVYPAGLSKETLLAPDERAALEAARDWARKEQLRYAIGGSVDEWRYKVGVDGEPAVGLSLTVWDLQTGQVVWSGVGGKSGFSRESLAAVAQKLMRDIVNGLPLSENSGAENR from the coding sequence ATGCACAGACCCCTTACCTCGCTGATCGGCCGGCTGGCCGCGCTGTGCCTCGTGCTCGGGCTGACCGCCTGCGCCGTGGTCGACGTCTCGAAATCCGCGCCGCTGCCGGCGAAGGCGCAATGGGCGATGCTGCCCATCGTCAACCACACCGAGACGCCGCTGGCCGGCCTGCGCGCCGAGGCCATCCTGCAGCCGCTGTTGCACCAGCGCGGCATCGCCGACCTGCGCGTCTACCCGGCCGGGCTGTCGAAGGAGACGCTGCTGGCGCCGGACGAGCGCGCCGCGCTCGAAGCCGCACGCGACTGGGCGCGCAAGGAGCAGCTGCGCTACGCGATCGGCGGCAGCGTCGACGAATGGCGCTACAAGGTCGGCGTCGACGGCGAGCCGGCGGTCGGGCTGAGCCTGACCGTCTGGGACCTGCAGACCGGCCAGGTCGTCTGGAGCGGCGTCGGCGGCAAGAGCGGCTTCTCGCGCGAGAGCCTCGCCGCCGTCGCCCAGAAGCTGATGCGCGACATCGTCAACGGCCTGCCGCTGTCGGAGAACTCGGGTGCTGAAAACCGCTAA
- a CDS encoding tetratricopeptide repeat protein encodes MPPRSTSAAAEPAARARLISPWTIAALIAVTAGTLYVLHTNDSALSRLAGARDNDAVAVDYLRALLQAHPDDDQVRRALVNGYLQQQRYSDAEALLAAWDTHADPKLKQQSRRLRIEIAEARAVTQPPGPARDANQARLRQLLGDMAAAPQPGSEADWLIARLKVHAPERLPALYLLLAEHEPGRAPHWQAAAGDFALAHGRYREAAARYFAAQAASRSADNRKRFFLAGIATLQSGNLLKEALVAADTHGAGLLDDRDVLLALTRLARAAGNGDAAERYVRRLVRMAWLDSQRFRLAAADAPAWRDAAPMRTAAAPDAAFDDESFRLAFEVFVGNRKLDDALAVATAALKAVPGDDGWLKRYAQVAEWNGQPQIALTAWRKLAERSDDPDAWLAILRLAPGLLDDEALLLAREREARRHPLSTTELDQLTALYERLGRPEAGIRFLETHFRTRPDPGLLERAALLRQRSGDDAGAIATYQRLLTTFGQRVGWARTLAALRYGRGDLDGAYRALADARPAASDADGDYWRLLGDLAWQLQHDDVAREAYRHLPGMPQWQNVDANRLLALLPPGDTAGRRAVAEAAWLRFGEPRYLNQLLAADLDRGDQAAVRQRLTALSAAQRQRLTGDTDFLLLRARHHQQTHALAAARDDYTAALALDPGLSAARVGLIWLLVQQADAQTLSGLLPRLEAPAAADPALAEAVAAGWQSLGRVRQALTWQRRLLAERGGDFVWLLNYADLTEQAGNPDLAWRIRRHAWQNRPRQPDGKLDTLQARLRLALMFERLDTAERQLFAALSAQAPGSPDNAAVDELVYSWLTGRDDNARARYWYWRRYAKQLRDPHYLARISAVVRGDEAAIAQLLERDGVATQPADAALLAQTAGQAPLAKSLAHAAADGAPDNDALQLALETELLLDRPNRATVQVDRLLQDTLKGTRTVVGLEVALTPTLRLSMQLSDTPYTYSPTGYRQNNGLLVLTVSEVGAERNAGDARWSVSLLQRRAWGDDTGAMLHWADRAGGIDWLLEAALHEPTDDTVGLTLFGRQDRLSLGARYRLRSDLSAQLRVNLARYALQDGTRLGDKQELLASLSWRFAGLLSAELMSQTMRTGARDTGVQLPADFAAETVSARALLPEDFQRTTLALGYDIDTAAWPRRSWNPYGLLSVGYHSVSGTEYGGLFGVGGSVFGGDRMTLYVQRSNTDRGDASLDLGMYYQWLF; translated from the coding sequence ATGCCGCCCAGATCGACGTCCGCTGCAGCTGAGCCGGCCGCGAGGGCGCGGCTGATCTCGCCGTGGACCATCGCCGCGCTGATCGCGGTGACGGCGGGCACCCTCTACGTGCTGCACACCAACGACTCGGCGCTGAGCCGGCTGGCCGGCGCCCGCGACAACGACGCCGTTGCGGTCGACTACCTGCGCGCGCTGCTGCAGGCCCACCCGGACGACGACCAGGTCCGTCGGGCGCTGGTCAACGGCTATCTCCAGCAACAGCGCTACAGCGATGCCGAAGCCCTGCTCGCGGCCTGGGACACGCACGCCGACCCCAAGCTGAAACAGCAAAGCCGGCGCCTGCGCATCGAGATCGCCGAAGCCCGCGCCGTCACCCAGCCACCGGGGCCGGCGCGTGACGCCAATCAGGCGAGGCTGCGGCAACTGCTCGGCGACATGGCGGCCGCGCCGCAGCCCGGCAGCGAGGCCGACTGGCTGATCGCGCGGCTCAAGGTCCATGCGCCCGAACGGCTGCCGGCGCTGTACCTGCTGCTCGCCGAGCACGAGCCGGGCCGCGCGCCGCACTGGCAGGCCGCCGCCGGCGACTTCGCCCTTGCCCACGGCCGCTACCGCGAAGCGGCGGCGCGCTATTTCGCCGCGCAGGCCGCCAGCCGCTCGGCCGACAACCGCAAGCGCTTCTTCCTTGCCGGCATCGCCACGCTGCAGTCGGGCAATCTGCTCAAGGAAGCGCTCGTCGCGGCCGACACCCACGGCGCCGGGCTGCTCGACGACCGCGACGTGCTGCTGGCGCTGACCCGGCTGGCCCGTGCCGCCGGCAACGGCGATGCGGCGGAACGCTACGTGCGCCGGCTGGTCCGGATGGCCTGGCTCGACAGCCAGCGCTTCCGGCTGGCCGCCGCCGATGCCCCGGCATGGCGCGACGCCGCGCCGATGCGCACCGCTGCGGCACCGGATGCCGCCTTCGACGACGAATCGTTCCGGCTCGCTTTCGAGGTCTTCGTCGGCAACCGCAAGCTCGACGACGCGCTCGCGGTCGCCACCGCCGCGCTCAAGGCCGTCCCCGGCGACGACGGCTGGCTCAAGCGCTATGCACAGGTCGCCGAATGGAACGGCCAGCCGCAGATCGCGCTGACCGCCTGGCGCAAGCTGGCCGAGCGCAGCGACGACCCGGACGCCTGGCTGGCGATACTGCGGCTCGCACCGGGACTGCTCGACGATGAGGCGCTGCTGCTCGCCAGGGAGCGCGAGGCACGCCGGCATCCGCTCTCGACAACCGAGCTCGACCAACTGACCGCACTGTACGAGCGGCTGGGCCGCCCCGAAGCCGGCATCCGTTTCCTCGAAACGCATTTCCGAACCCGCCCCGATCCCGGCCTGCTCGAGCGCGCCGCACTGCTGCGCCAGCGCAGCGGCGACGACGCCGGCGCGATCGCCACCTACCAGCGGCTGCTGACGACCTTCGGCCAGCGCGTCGGCTGGGCCCGGACGCTGGCTGCGCTGCGTTACGGCCGCGGCGACCTCGACGGTGCGTATCGTGCACTCGCCGACGCCCGGCCGGCCGCGAGCGATGCCGACGGCGACTACTGGCGGCTGCTCGGCGACCTGGCCTGGCAGCTGCAGCACGACGACGTCGCCCGCGAAGCGTACCGGCACCTGCCCGGCATGCCCCAGTGGCAGAACGTCGACGCCAACCGGCTGCTGGCACTGCTGCCGCCCGGCGACACCGCCGGCCGTCGCGCCGTTGCCGAGGCCGCGTGGCTGCGCTTTGGCGAACCCCGCTACCTGAACCAGCTGCTGGCCGCCGACCTCGACCGCGGCGATCAGGCCGCCGTCCGGCAACGGCTGACCGCTCTGAGTGCCGCGCAGCGACAGCGGCTCACCGGCGACACCGATTTCCTGCTGCTACGCGCACGCCACCACCAGCAGACCCATGCGCTGGCGGCCGCGCGTGACGACTATACCGCCGCGCTGGCGCTGGATCCCGGGCTGAGCGCCGCCCGCGTCGGCCTCATCTGGCTGCTGGTCCAGCAGGCCGACGCCCAGACGCTGTCCGGACTGCTGCCGCGGCTGGAGGCACCGGCCGCCGCCGACCCGGCGCTCGCCGAGGCCGTCGCCGCCGGCTGGCAGTCGCTCGGCCGGGTCCGGCAGGCGCTGACCTGGCAACGGCGCTTGCTGGCCGAACGCGGCGGCGATTTCGTCTGGCTGCTCAACTACGCCGACCTGACCGAGCAGGCCGGCAACCCCGATCTGGCATGGCGGATCCGCCGGCACGCGTGGCAGAACCGGCCCAGACAGCCCGACGGCAAGCTCGATACCCTGCAGGCACGGTTGCGGCTGGCGCTGATGTTCGAGCGGCTCGACACGGCCGAGCGCCAGCTGTTCGCCGCGCTGAGTGCGCAGGCGCCCGGCAGCCCGGACAACGCCGCGGTCGACGAGCTGGTCTACTCCTGGCTGACCGGGCGCGACGACAACGCCCGCGCCCGCTACTGGTACTGGCGGCGCTACGCGAAGCAGCTGCGCGATCCGCATTATCTGGCGCGGATCAGCGCGGTGGTCCGCGGCGACGAGGCGGCGATCGCGCAACTGCTCGAACGCGACGGCGTGGCGACCCAGCCGGCCGACGCCGCGCTGCTCGCGCAGACTGCCGGCCAGGCGCCGCTGGCCAAGTCGCTGGCGCATGCGGCCGCCGACGGCGCGCCGGACAACGACGCGCTGCAGCTGGCGCTCGAGACCGAACTGCTGCTCGACCGGCCGAACCGGGCCACCGTGCAGGTCGACCGGCTGCTGCAGGACACGCTCAAGGGCACGCGCACCGTCGTCGGCCTCGAGGTCGCGCTGACGCCGACGCTGCGCCTGTCGATGCAGCTGTCCGACACGCCGTACACCTATTCGCCGACCGGCTACCGGCAGAACAACGGCCTGCTGGTGCTGACGGTGTCCGAAGTCGGTGCCGAGCGCAACGCCGGCGACGCGCGCTGGTCGGTCTCGCTGCTGCAGCGCCGCGCCTGGGGCGACGACACCGGCGCGATGCTGCACTGGGCCGACCGCGCCGGCGGCATCGACTGGCTGCTCGAGGCCGCGCTGCACGAGCCGACCGACGACACCGTCGGGCTGACGCTGTTCGGCCGGCAGGACCGGCTGTCTCTCGGTGCCCGCTACCGGCTGCGCAGCGACCTGTCGGCGCAGCTGCGGGTCAACCTCGCCCGCTATGCGCTGCAGGACGGCACCCGGCTCGGCGACAAGCAGGAGCTGCTCGCCAGCCTCAGCTGGCGCTTCGCCGGGCTGCTGTCGGCCGAGCTGATGTCGCAGACGATGCGGACCGGCGCGCGCGACACCGGCGTGCAGCTGCCGGCCGACTTTGCCGCCGAGACCGTCAGCGCCCGGGCGCTGCTGCCCGAGGACTTCCAGCGCACGACGCTCGCCCTCGGCTACGACATCGACACCGCGGCCTGGCCGCGCCGCAGCTGGAATCCGTACGGGCTGCTGTCGGTCGGCTACCACTCGGTCAGCGGCACCGAGTACGGCGGGCTGTTCGGCGTCGGCGGCAGCGTGTTCGGCGGCGACCGGATGACGCTCTACGTCCAGCGCAGCAATACGGATCGCGGCGACGCGAGCCTGGACCTCGGCATGTACTACCAATGGCTGTTCTAA
- a CDS encoding lipopolysaccharide assembly protein LapB, protein MKVAACLLLWLVLPALDLALLITGIGDASTAVAVPHAAIALAEIALAWWLMPAGLRRPRRLTLALLALAALFLPGIGIPALSLAAWLGIRGRRTVAPPPFRVLPAPVFSSSRKRATINYGMGGVRMRLADPQAPADARLSALLTLKSMPSRHASELLRDLLDDPEEDLRLLAYGMLEREAKRLDGQINAALGHYRDGRLDAARNLAFLYWELIYHDLAQGDVRAFASGEVERYLAEALNIQPRAAELWMLRGKFALDNGDLPQAREAFETASILGYPHVKLIPYLAELAYARRDFAAMRALFPSLNPLHVNDTLQPVVRYWSRR, encoded by the coding sequence GTGAAGGTCGCCGCCTGCCTGCTACTCTGGCTGGTCCTGCCGGCGCTCGATCTGGCGCTGCTGATCACCGGTATCGGCGATGCCAGTACCGCCGTCGCCGTGCCGCACGCGGCGATCGCGCTGGCCGAGATCGCCCTGGCATGGTGGCTGATGCCCGCCGGGCTGCGCCGGCCCCGGCGGCTGACGCTGGCACTGCTCGCACTGGCGGCGCTGTTCCTGCCCGGCATCGGCATACCGGCGCTGAGCCTGGCCGCATGGCTCGGCATCCGCGGCCGCCGTACCGTCGCGCCGCCGCCGTTCCGGGTGTTGCCGGCACCGGTATTCAGCAGCAGCCGCAAGCGCGCAACGATCAACTACGGCATGGGCGGCGTGCGGATGCGTCTCGCCGACCCGCAGGCGCCGGCCGACGCCAGGCTGTCGGCACTGCTCACGCTCAAGTCGATGCCGAGCCGCCACGCCAGCGAGCTGCTGCGCGACCTGCTCGACGACCCCGAGGAGGATCTGCGCCTGCTCGCCTACGGCATGCTCGAGCGCGAGGCCAAACGCCTCGACGGCCAGATCAACGCCGCGCTCGGACACTACCGCGACGGCCGCCTCGACGCGGCGCGCAACCTCGCCTTCCTGTACTGGGAACTGATCTACCACGACCTCGCGCAGGGCGACGTCCGCGCCTTCGCCAGCGGCGAGGTCGAGCGCTATCTGGCCGAGGCGCTGAACATCCAGCCGCGCGCCGCCGAGCTGTGGATGCTGCGCGGCAAGTTCGCCCTCGACAACGGCGACCTGCCGCAGGCGCGCGAGGCCTTCGAAACCGCGAGCATCCTCGGTTATCCGCACGTGAAACTGATTCCCTACCTGGCCGAGCTGGCCTACGCGCGCCGCGACTTCGCCGCGATGCGCGCGCTGTTCCCGAGCCTGAACCCGCTGCACGTCAACGACACGCTGCAGCCGGTCGTCCGTTACTGGAGCCGCCGATGA
- a CDS encoding bifunctional glycoside hydrolase 114/ polysaccharide deacetylase family protein, translated as MRSAVRCALLLLALMLGPPLAHAALPSVAFYYGDQPPLEALSTFDWAVVEPAKLPSPPVRGHTRWFAYVSIGEVSADRSYAKALPQGWILGRNPAWGGVIVDQSQPEWPAFVVERMVTPLWQQGYRGLFLDTLDSWVGLAKTPAARQAQADGLVRVIRAIKARYPEIRLIANRGFEVMPQIHDALAGVAFESLYQGWDQGSKRYRSVSDADRAWLRQQLKPIVDDYKLPVIAIDYVAPNKRAEARRVAGQIRKDGFIPWVTDPQLTTMGVGLREVLPRKVLFLYDGRQFPTPMRSDLLMLMTPLNYLGLTPEFVDLHGPLPAGTLAGRYAGIVSWLDGVTLSPAAQGWLKQALDDGLPWVTFAGLGVDVRGDWARRLALADDGKPESPARQIVVQSPLYGFEIKPRVQRDGFRGLTAQQGEPLLAVTDAAGRRFDAAAIMPWGGYALDPYLRSEMPDLSNRWQLDPVAFLQRALRLPPAPVADVTTENGRRVFLMHLDGDGFVSRAELPGRRFAGEVMLNEVLKKYGLPATVSVIEGEVGPHGLYPKDAPEAEAVARRIFALPNVEIASHSFSHPFQWGKVNTDNADDYHLEIPGYDFDLNREIAGSIDYINTRLAPPGKRVKVFLWTGDCKPMPDAVAMTRKAGVLNMNGGDTLISRHLPSLTAVAPVGLPFGGELQIFAPNQNENVYTNNWTGPFYGYRQVIETFEMTDGARRFKPINVYLHFYAASKRASLDAVHQALAWAIARPINPLFSSQYIERAQAFFSATVARDDGGYAIHAGALRTVRIPAGLGYPDLAASRNIAGFADHGDERYVHLADDDAYLALRPAPPATPYLVDASGVLGRWRAQPGRLDFTLDSTRPLTFALANAARCTVRADNHVVAPKREAAVQRYTLNRHAAQIDVRCS; from the coding sequence ATGCGATCCGCCGTCCGCTGCGCCCTCCTGCTCCTGGCCCTGATGCTGGGACCGCCGCTCGCGCACGCTGCGCTGCCGAGCGTCGCCTTCTACTACGGCGACCAGCCGCCGCTCGAGGCGCTGTCGACCTTCGACTGGGCCGTGGTCGAACCGGCCAAGCTCCCCTCCCCGCCCGTCCGCGGCCACACCCGCTGGTTTGCCTACGTCAGCATCGGCGAAGTCAGCGCCGACCGCAGCTACGCCAAAGCGCTGCCGCAGGGCTGGATTCTCGGCAGGAACCCGGCCTGGGGCGGCGTCATCGTCGACCAGAGCCAGCCGGAATGGCCGGCCTTCGTCGTCGAGCGGATGGTCACGCCGCTGTGGCAGCAGGGTTACCGCGGGCTTTTCCTCGATACGCTCGACTCCTGGGTCGGGCTGGCCAAGACCCCCGCGGCCCGGCAGGCGCAGGCCGACGGCCTCGTCCGGGTCATCCGGGCGATCAAGGCGCGTTATCCGGAGATCCGGCTGATCGCCAACCGCGGCTTCGAGGTCATGCCGCAGATCCACGATGCGCTCGCCGGCGTCGCGTTCGAATCGCTGTACCAGGGCTGGGATCAGGGCAGCAAGCGCTACCGCAGCGTCAGCGACGCCGACCGCGCCTGGCTCAGGCAGCAGCTCAAGCCCATCGTCGACGACTACAAGCTGCCGGTGATCGCGATCGACTACGTCGCGCCGAACAAGCGGGCCGAGGCGCGGCGCGTCGCCGGGCAGATCCGCAAGGACGGCTTCATTCCGTGGGTCACCGACCCGCAACTGACCACGATGGGCGTCGGCCTGCGCGAAGTCCTGCCGCGCAAGGTGCTCTTCCTCTACGACGGCCGGCAGTTCCCGACGCCGATGCGCTCGGACCTGCTGATGCTGATGACGCCGCTCAACTACCTCGGCCTGACGCCGGAGTTCGTCGACCTGCACGGCCCGCTGCCGGCCGGCACGCTCGCCGGCCGCTATGCCGGCATCGTCAGCTGGCTCGACGGCGTCACGCTGTCGCCGGCGGCGCAGGGCTGGCTGAAGCAGGCGCTCGACGACGGCCTGCCGTGGGTGACGTTCGCCGGGCTCGGCGTCGACGTCCGGGGCGACTGGGCACGGCGGCTGGCACTCGCCGACGACGGCAAGCCCGAGTCGCCGGCGCGGCAGATCGTCGTTCAGTCGCCGCTGTACGGTTTCGAAATCAAGCCGCGCGTGCAGCGCGACGGCTTTCGCGGCCTGACCGCCCAGCAGGGCGAGCCGCTGCTGGCCGTCACCGACGCAGCCGGCCGGCGCTTCGACGCCGCGGCGATCATGCCGTGGGGCGGTTACGCGCTCGACCCCTACCTGCGCAGCGAGATGCCCGACCTGAGCAACCGCTGGCAGCTCGACCCGGTCGCCTTCCTGCAGCGCGCGCTGCGGCTGCCGCCGGCGCCGGTCGCCGACGTCACGACCGAAAACGGCCGCCGCGTGTTCCTGATGCACCTCGACGGCGACGGTTTCGTCTCGCGCGCCGAGCTGCCGGGGCGCCGCTTCGCCGGCGAGGTGATGCTGAACGAGGTGCTGAAGAAATACGGCCTGCCGGCGACGGTATCGGTGATCGAAGGCGAGGTCGGCCCCCATGGGCTGTACCCGAAGGACGCGCCGGAAGCCGAGGCCGTCGCCCGGCGGATCTTTGCGCTGCCGAATGTCGAGATCGCCAGCCACTCGTTTTCGCACCCGTTCCAGTGGGGCAAGGTCAACACCGACAACGCCGACGACTACCACCTCGAGATTCCCGGCTACGACTTCGACCTGAACCGCGAGATCGCCGGCTCGATCGACTACATCAACACCCGGCTCGCGCCCCCGGGCAAGCGGGTCAAGGTCTTCCTGTGGACCGGCGACTGCAAGCCGATGCCCGACGCCGTCGCGATGACCCGCAAGGCCGGCGTGCTCAACATGAACGGCGGCGACACGCTGATCTCCCGGCACCTGCCGTCGCTGACCGCCGTCGCCCCCGTCGGCCTCCCCTTCGGCGGCGAGCTGCAGATCTTCGCGCCGAACCAGAACGAGAACGTCTACACGAACAACTGGACCGGCCCGTTCTACGGCTACCGCCAGGTGATCGAAACCTTCGAGATGACCGACGGCGCACGCCGGTTCAAGCCGATCAACGTCTACCTGCACTTCTATGCCGCGAGCAAGCGCGCCTCGCTCGACGCGGTGCACCAGGCGCTCGCCTGGGCGATCGCCCGGCCGATCAACCCGCTGTTTTCGTCGCAGTACATCGAGCGGGCGCAGGCGTTCTTCTCGGCGACGGTCGCCCGCGACGACGGCGGCTACGCGATCCACGCCGGCGCGCTGCGCACCGTCCGCATTCCGGCCGGCCTCGGCTATCCGGACCTCGCCGCCAGCCGCAACATTGCCGGCTTCGCCGACCACGGCGACGAACGCTATGTCCACCTGGCCGACGACGACGCCTACCTCGCGCTGCGGCCCGCGCCGCCGGCGACGCCCTATCTCGTCGACGCCAGCGGCGTGCTCGGGCGCTGGCGGGCGCAGCCGGGCCGGCTCGATTTCACGCTCGACTCGACCCGGCCGCTGACGTTCGCGCTGGCCAATGCCGCGCGCTGCACGGTACGCGCCGACAACCACGTCGTTGCACCGAAGCGCGAGGCCGCCGTGCAACGCTACACGCTGAACCGCCATGCCGCCCAGATCGACGTCCGCTGCAGCTGA